A region of Pseudomonas saponiphila DNA encodes the following proteins:
- a CDS encoding phage tail sheath C-terminal domain-containing protein, whose translation MSFFHGVTVTNVDTGARTISLPTSSIIGLVDTFTEGPAATAKANDLLLITNEREAIAAWGADAAITKACQAIYQRAKAVIVACGVAKVQDAAQQTSAIIGGVLANGKRTGLQALLDGKSRFNAQPRLLVTPKHSATLAVGTALVALADKLRGLAILDGPNTTDEAAMEYAKNFGAKRAYLVDPGIQYWDTEASATVGAPGAAWTAGLFAWTDNEYGFWASPSNKEFVGITGTGRPIEFLDGDETCRANLLNNANITTIIRDAGFRLWGNRTLSSDPKWAFVTRVRTMDIVMDAILYGHKWAVDRSITATYVKDVTEGLQAFMRDLKNQGAIINFEVYADPELNTASQLEQGKVYWNIRFTDVPPAENPNFRVEVTNQWLTEVLDKAA comes from the coding sequence ATGAGTTTCTTTCACGGCGTTACCGTCACCAACGTGGACACCGGCGCACGCACCATCTCGCTGCCCACGTCCTCGATCATCGGTCTGGTGGACACCTTCACTGAAGGCCCGGCGGCCACAGCCAAGGCCAACGACCTGCTGTTGATCACCAACGAGCGCGAGGCTATCGCCGCCTGGGGCGCGGATGCGGCCATCACCAAGGCGTGCCAGGCCATCTACCAGCGGGCCAAGGCGGTGATCGTCGCGTGCGGCGTGGCCAAGGTTCAGGACGCCGCGCAGCAAACCTCGGCGATCATTGGCGGCGTGCTGGCCAACGGCAAGCGTACCGGCCTGCAGGCGCTGCTGGACGGCAAAAGCCGATTCAATGCCCAGCCGCGGTTGCTGGTGACTCCCAAGCACAGCGCGACCCTGGCTGTCGGCACTGCCCTGGTAGCCCTGGCCGACAAGCTGCGTGGCCTGGCCATTCTCGATGGGCCCAACACCACCGACGAGGCGGCCATGGAGTACGCCAAGAACTTCGGCGCCAAGCGGGCTTACCTGGTCGACCCGGGGATTCAATACTGGGACACCGAGGCAAGCGCCACCGTCGGCGCACCGGGGGCGGCCTGGACGGCTGGCCTGTTCGCCTGGACTGACAACGAGTACGGGTTCTGGGCTTCGCCCTCGAATAAGGAGTTCGTCGGCATCACCGGAACAGGCCGGCCTATCGAGTTCCTCGACGGTGACGAGACCTGCCGGGCCAACCTGCTGAACAACGCGAACATCACCACCATCATTCGCGATGCCGGGTTTCGCCTGTGGGGTAACCGCACGCTGTCCAGCGATCCGAAGTGGGCCTTTGTCACCCGGGTGCGAACCATGGATATCGTCATGGACGCCATCCTCTACGGCCACAAGTGGGCGGTGGACCGCTCGATCACGGCCACCTACGTCAAGGATGTGACCGAGGGCCTGCAGGCGTTTATGCGCGACCTGAAGAATCAGGGCGCGATCATCAATTTCGAGGTCTACGCGGACCCAGAGCTGAACACCGCCAGCCAGCTGGAGCAGGGCAAGGTGTACTGGAACATCCGCTTTACCGATGTGCCGCCCGCCGAGAACCCGAATTTCCGCGTCGAGGTCACCAATCAATGGTTGACCGAAGTCCTCGATAAAGCCGCTTAA
- a CDS encoding tail fiber assembly protein: MSGFAVRNDRASWRAVDRPDQLDADEYYCAENPPDPVPQLGELATLAIEQRDRLLAAAANRMGPLQDAVEAGQATEDEVARLQQWKTYRIDLNRIEQQEGYPAAIRWPTSPDQTE, translated from the coding sequence ATGAGTGGTTTTGCGGTGAGAAATGACAGAGCGAGTTGGCGCGCAGTCGATCGCCCTGATCAGCTCGATGCAGATGAATACTACTGCGCTGAGAATCCGCCCGATCCAGTACCCCAACTGGGGGAGCTTGCAACGCTGGCGATTGAACAGCGTGATCGGCTGCTGGCTGCAGCTGCAAATCGCATGGGGCCATTGCAGGATGCAGTGGAGGCCGGCCAGGCAACTGAAGATGAGGTAGCACGCCTGCAGCAGTGGAAGACCTACCGGATCGATCTCAATCGGATTGAGCAGCAGGAAGGCTATCCAGCCGCCATCCGCTGGCCCACCTCCCCAGATCAAACTGAGTAA
- a CDS encoding phage late control D family protein, with product MTPIFRIVADGRDITALINDRLVTLRTSDKPGMESDEFELRVDDRDRAVALPSRGASIEVFMGYAGQSMARLGRYMVDEVVVSGPPDTIEIRGKASDMRGSGKTTRSGSWEDVPLQQIVRDIAARNGWQPVCPVTTKVPRVDQLNESDFNFITRLAKQYDCTAKVADGKLLVLPRQAGQSTTGKALGTVTITRRDVSRYQFRLGDRSTHKAVQTKHQDKKSGKLQVVDLGNEDSPDGLPPVHTDRHIYPNKSAAEQAAKARLAAFNRSTAGVRLEMPGRTDLIAERMINAQGFKAGLDGEYLVDSVEQVFTQSGWSTTVECNGGKKGKAKAKGKKKKATKPLRVEQL from the coding sequence ATGACACCCATTTTCCGAATCGTCGCGGATGGCCGCGACATCACAGCCCTGATCAACGACCGACTGGTGACCCTGCGGACCTCGGATAAACCCGGCATGGAGTCGGACGAGTTTGAGTTGCGGGTAGACGACCGTGACCGGGCCGTGGCGCTGCCCAGCCGAGGGGCGAGTATCGAGGTGTTCATGGGCTACGCCGGCCAGTCGATGGCCCGCCTAGGACGCTACATGGTGGACGAAGTGGTGGTATCAGGTCCGCCGGACACCATCGAGATCCGCGGCAAGGCCAGCGATATGCGCGGCAGCGGCAAGACCACTCGCAGCGGCAGTTGGGAGGATGTACCGCTGCAGCAGATCGTGCGCGACATTGCCGCCCGCAACGGCTGGCAGCCGGTCTGCCCGGTTACCACCAAGGTGCCCCGGGTCGATCAGCTCAATGAATCCGATTTCAACTTCATCACCCGCTTGGCCAAGCAGTACGACTGCACGGCCAAGGTGGCCGATGGCAAGCTGCTGGTGCTGCCGCGGCAGGCGGGGCAGAGCACGACCGGCAAGGCCCTTGGCACGGTCACCATCACGCGCCGCGATGTGAGCCGTTACCAGTTTCGGCTTGGCGATCGCAGTACGCACAAGGCGGTGCAGACCAAGCACCAGGACAAGAAGAGCGGCAAGCTCCAGGTTGTCGACCTGGGCAACGAGGATTCGCCGGACGGGCTGCCGCCGGTGCACACCGACCGCCATATCTACCCGAACAAGTCCGCCGCAGAGCAGGCCGCCAAGGCCCGGCTGGCAGCGTTCAATCGCAGCACCGCGGGCGTGCGTCTGGAGATGCCCGGGCGTACTGACCTGATCGCGGAACGCATGATCAATGCCCAGGGCTTCAAGGCCGGCCTCGATGGTGAGTACCTGGTCGACTCGGTCGAGCAGGTGTTTACCCAGTCCGGGTGGAGCACCACCGTTGAATGCAACGGCGGCAAGAAGGGTAAGGCGAAGGCCAAGGGCAAGAAAAAGAAAGCAACCAAGCCGCTCAGGGTCGAGCAGCTCTAA
- a CDS encoding phage tail tape measure protein, translating into MARNLALGLVIGGAVSATVGAAFKTVENRIKKLEEQGNKAKVLKNTIGETMRLRDEWKKAHDSGAASAAGLLSKLERNLENLRKQGIQVGKLRQEYQALGRVAKGADLQLKGHQQIKQGKEGLKSGIGQAVAGTAAVAIPTKISADYQAIIRDIAIKANVANKPQEAEMSRTIIQTSKDTGMGRNEVADLVNQLVGAGMELDKALAYAPVAAKFAVGQGSGGEDTARMIQALEQNAKITDPKIMEKALEAIALQGQAGSFEAADMARWFPQLLAGMGKMEITGMDAVTQLGSMLQVQMKTAGGSDEAANNLKNWMEKIGSSEVVKAYKDAGIDYQASMATGIQNNKSTLESSFELAMRYIKATDPAKAAKMAEAQAKISKETDPAKAKAMLNALEQSLRTGDLFADMQVKAALMAYSQNRELYQQLKKDSLSAKGILDKNLAERRETSSQLWAETAQAMNDGMRAVGDALRPATDAVARGIKTVATSLTGLTEKMPGVVAGVTAVGAGLLALKSVVSAFKIGKGLLNVARGSLMGNPNVIQRVFVTNAGAMGGGDYDLDGGRDKKSSKGGKGAQGGFRDRLGRAGQALRNFFRPGVVGRTVKGAAGLGSSALKGVVNLGTSALKGVGSMVKGISPWVKGGGLLSALGSGLKIADTYQNAKTKDEKAEGYGGAAGGLAGAMIGTKAGLAAGAAIGSIVPGLGTAIGGAVGAAVGGALGYWGGDALGGYAGKAMFGSDPGLKRMPDAGPLMMRDAGKNIPPVMGDIAKSFSPRQAPPVMGQVVRSMEAAAPSAAVPAMLKAPEPAKALPPKVDQQFTFSPTIPITVNGDVKDPAQLAREVEPHLRRMFDEYGRQAAARQLSDEPHV; encoded by the coding sequence ATGGCGCGCAATCTCGCGTTGGGGTTGGTGATTGGTGGTGCCGTCAGTGCGACGGTGGGGGCTGCCTTCAAGACGGTTGAAAACCGGATCAAGAAACTGGAGGAGCAGGGCAACAAGGCCAAGGTGCTGAAAAACACCATCGGCGAAACCATGCGTCTGCGCGATGAATGGAAAAAGGCCCACGACAGTGGCGCGGCTTCTGCAGCCGGACTGCTGAGCAAGCTGGAGCGGAACCTGGAAAACCTGCGTAAGCAGGGCATCCAGGTGGGCAAGTTGCGCCAGGAGTACCAGGCCCTCGGCCGGGTGGCCAAGGGTGCCGACCTGCAGCTCAAAGGGCACCAGCAGATCAAGCAGGGCAAGGAGGGGTTGAAGTCGGGCATTGGCCAGGCCGTGGCGGGAACCGCTGCTGTCGCGATCCCGACCAAGATCAGCGCCGACTATCAAGCGATCATCCGGGACATTGCGATCAAGGCCAACGTGGCGAACAAGCCGCAAGAAGCCGAGATGTCCCGCACCATTATTCAGACCTCGAAAGACACCGGCATGGGTCGCAACGAGGTGGCCGACCTGGTTAACCAACTGGTTGGCGCGGGTATGGAGCTGGACAAGGCGCTGGCCTATGCGCCGGTGGCGGCCAAGTTTGCTGTCGGCCAGGGCTCGGGCGGTGAAGACACGGCCAGGATGATCCAGGCGCTGGAGCAGAACGCCAAGATAACCGACCCCAAGATCATGGAAAAGGCCCTGGAAGCTATCGCCCTGCAAGGCCAGGCCGGCAGCTTCGAAGCGGCGGACATGGCGCGTTGGTTCCCGCAGTTGCTCGCGGGGATGGGCAAGATGGAAATCACCGGCATGGACGCGGTGACTCAGTTGGGCTCGATGCTGCAAGTGCAGATGAAGACTGCCGGTGGTTCCGATGAAGCGGCCAACAACCTGAAAAACTGGATGGAGAAAATCGGCTCCAGTGAAGTGGTCAAGGCGTACAAGGATGCGGGCATTGACTACCAGGCGTCGATGGCCACCGGGATTCAAAATAATAAGTCGACCCTGGAATCCAGCTTCGAACTGGCTATGCGTTACATCAAGGCCACCGACCCGGCCAAGGCTGCGAAGATGGCCGAAGCTCAAGCGAAGATCAGCAAGGAGACGGACCCCGCCAAGGCCAAAGCGATGCTGAACGCATTGGAGCAGTCCCTGCGCACGGGCGACCTGTTCGCGGACATGCAGGTCAAGGCGGCGCTTATGGCGTACTCGCAGAACCGTGAGTTGTACCAGCAGCTTAAGAAAGACTCGCTCAGTGCTAAGGGCATCCTCGACAAGAACCTGGCCGAGCGCCGCGAAACCTCCTCGCAGCTCTGGGCCGAAACCGCGCAGGCGATGAACGACGGCATGCGTGCGGTCGGGGATGCGCTGCGGCCGGCGACGGATGCGGTGGCCAGGGGCATCAAGACGGTGGCTACCTCCTTGACGGGGCTCACGGAAAAAATGCCGGGTGTGGTCGCCGGTGTCACCGCCGTGGGCGCGGGCCTGCTCGCACTGAAAAGCGTGGTCTCGGCGTTCAAGATCGGTAAGGGCCTGCTGAACGTTGCCCGGGGTTCGCTGATGGGCAACCCGAATGTGATTCAACGGGTGTTTGTCACAAACGCCGGCGCCATGGGTGGCGGTGATTACGACCTTGACGGCGGCCGGGACAAGAAGAGCAGTAAAGGTGGTAAGGGGGCTCAGGGTGGATTTCGCGACCGACTTGGCAGGGCCGGACAGGCTCTGAGAAATTTTTTCAGACCGGGTGTTGTGGGCCGGACGGTCAAGGGAGCGGCAGGACTGGGATCGTCCGCCTTGAAAGGGGTGGTCAACCTGGGGACTTCGGCACTGAAAGGCGTCGGCTCCATGGTCAAGGGGATTTCACCTTGGGTTAAGGGTGGTGGGCTGCTCTCTGCGTTGGGCTCCGGCCTCAAGATTGCGGACACCTACCAGAATGCCAAGACCAAGGACGAGAAGGCCGAAGGCTATGGCGGTGCGGCTGGGGGCCTGGCGGGTGCCATGATCGGCACCAAGGCCGGCCTGGCGGCCGGTGCTGCGATTGGCTCTATCGTTCCCGGGCTCGGTACGGCCATTGGTGGCGCGGTGGGGGCTGCTGTTGGCGGCGCCCTCGGATACTGGGGCGGCGATGCCCTGGGTGGGTACGCGGGTAAGGCGATGTTCGGTTCCGACCCGGGGCTTAAACGAATGCCCGACGCTGGCCCGCTGATGATGCGCGATGCCGGGAAGAACATCCCTCCGGTGATGGGTGATATCGCCAAGTCCTTCAGTCCTCGCCAGGCGCCGCCGGTGATGGGGCAGGTGGTGCGCTCGATGGAAGCTGCAGCACCTTCTGCAGCAGTGCCTGCGATGCTTAAGGCGCCTGAGCCTGCGAAGGCTTTGCCGCCCAAGGTCGACCAGCAATTCACGTTCTCCCCAACAATTCCCATCACGGTGAATGGCGACGTCAAGGACCCGGCCCAACTGGCGCGGGAGGTGGAACCGCACCTGCGGCGGATGTTCGACGAGTACGGAAGGCAGGCCGCGGCCCGGCAGTTGTCGGATGAACCACATGTCTAA
- a CDS encoding tail protein X encodes MATTCRTSDGDLLDTLCYRFYGHLNGSVEAVLDANQGLGDEPQPFQAGVLIVLPELPAAVDAVVQLWD; translated from the coding sequence ATGGCGACGACATGCAGAACGTCTGATGGGGATCTGCTCGACACCCTCTGTTACCGGTTCTACGGGCATCTAAATGGCAGTGTCGAGGCGGTGCTGGATGCCAACCAAGGGCTGGGTGATGAACCCCAGCCGTTCCAGGCTGGGGTGTTGATCGTACTGCCGGAGCTGCCGGCGGCGGTCGATGCCGTGGTGCAGCTGTGGGATTAG
- a CDS encoding phage tail protein has product MIDSNSQFFAILTAVGEAKQANATALGIPWTFKEMAVGDANGTDPIPNRAQTKLLNEWRRAPVNQVRTDPANPNLIITEQVIPSDVGGRWIREIGLFDADGDLVAVANCAPSFKPLLAQGTGKTQIIRMNFIVSNTAQIVLKIDPAVVLATREYVDNAVIDALARMDFKHSALVATTANIALSGIQTIDGVLLPADARVLVKNQTQAKDNGLYVVSSTGVWKRAQDADTSLEVTPGLFVSIETGAVNGDSVWQLVTDGPIVLGSTALTFDMVAGRTGVNAGAYGNVTVDKYGRVIAGTNPNTLAGHGITDTYTKAEIESIVAKASALSVGSIVAFPKTSVPPGFLEIDGSVQSAATYPDLAAYLGGTYNKGDEGTGNFRLPESRGEFLRGWDHGRGVDLGRGLGVYQLDALQNITGTISAADSTGLAQALTGVFSGSSASVTKGNVVAANAYTTVNFDASRVVRTATETRPRNLVVMWCIKAWSAPVNQANIDVAALAEQVRNMSKNQVVGLHRNLSCSASGLSALINVKADQLIVGNGAFTKSLSGIGLSISVEKVGANGLDKGPLEGSTWYAIWVIEGESGVAGLLSLSETVPFLPEGYSFKARVGWIRTDATASKYPLGFTQWGRRVQYLVIAGTNVPLPRQMASGVTGSPSSGLWTIVYVSAFVPPTAATIAVGVAAPTSNSSTMVAPNATYGGVSTLNNPPFAAVTTQTGAAGAVQAVEVLLEGPRVCWAGSGSGSAIYAYGWEDSL; this is encoded by the coding sequence TGGGTGATGCCAATGGCACCGACCCCATTCCCAACCGGGCCCAGACCAAGCTGCTCAATGAATGGCGCCGGGCGCCGGTCAACCAGGTGCGCACCGATCCGGCGAACCCGAACCTGATCATCACCGAACAGGTGATTCCGTCGGATGTCGGCGGGCGCTGGATTCGCGAAATCGGCCTGTTCGACGCCGACGGCGACCTGGTGGCGGTGGCCAACTGCGCACCGAGCTTCAAGCCGCTGCTGGCCCAGGGCACTGGCAAGACCCAGATCATCCGCATGAATTTCATTGTGTCGAACACCGCGCAGATCGTGCTGAAGATCGATCCTGCGGTGGTACTGGCTACCCGCGAGTATGTCGACAATGCGGTGATCGATGCCCTGGCCAGGATGGACTTCAAGCATTCGGCGCTGGTGGCCACCACGGCCAACATCGCCTTGAGCGGGATTCAGACCATCGACGGCGTGTTGCTGCCTGCCGATGCCCGAGTGCTGGTGAAGAACCAGACCCAGGCCAAGGACAATGGCCTGTACGTGGTGTCGTCGACGGGCGTGTGGAAGCGTGCCCAGGATGCCGACACCAGCCTGGAAGTTACCCCGGGGCTGTTCGTCAGTATCGAGACCGGCGCCGTCAATGGCGACAGCGTCTGGCAACTGGTGACCGATGGGCCGATTGTTCTGGGCAGCACCGCGCTGACCTTCGATATGGTCGCCGGCCGAACCGGCGTCAATGCTGGTGCCTATGGCAACGTCACGGTAGACAAGTATGGCCGGGTGATCGCCGGGACCAACCCGAACACCCTGGCCGGGCATGGCATCACCGACACCTACACCAAGGCCGAGATCGAGTCGATTGTCGCCAAGGCGTCAGCGCTGTCGGTGGGCTCGATAGTGGCCTTTCCCAAGACCAGCGTGCCGCCGGGTTTTCTGGAGATCGATGGCAGCGTGCAGAGCGCTGCGACCTATCCAGACCTGGCAGCTTATCTGGGCGGTACCTACAACAAGGGGGATGAGGGCACGGGTAACTTCCGACTGCCAGAGTCCCGCGGTGAATTCCTTCGTGGTTGGGACCACGGGCGCGGTGTTGACCTAGGGCGGGGCCTGGGTGTGTATCAGCTCGATGCGCTGCAGAACATTACGGGCACTATCAGTGCAGCTGACTCGACCGGCCTGGCCCAGGCACTAACCGGAGTCTTCAGCGGTTCATCGGCATCTGTGACAAAAGGTAATGTAGTTGCTGCCAATGCATATACAACAGTTAACTTTGACGCTTCGCGTGTTGTGAGAACTGCCACTGAGACTCGCCCTCGTAACCTGGTGGTTATGTGGTGTATCAAGGCCTGGAGCGCCCCGGTTAATCAGGCGAACATCGATGTTGCCGCCCTGGCCGAGCAGGTCCGCAACATGAGCAAAAATCAGGTCGTAGGGCTGCATCGAAACCTTAGCTGTTCTGCGTCAGGCCTGAGCGCGCTCATCAACGTGAAAGCTGATCAGCTCATCGTTGGGAATGGTGCTTTCACGAAGTCGCTATCCGGTATCGGCTTGAGCATTAGCGTGGAGAAAGTCGGCGCCAATGGGCTGGACAAGGGCCCGCTGGAAGGGTCGACCTGGTACGCCATCTGGGTGATCGAAGGTGAGTCAGGAGTGGCTGGCCTGTTGTCTCTTAGTGAGACCGTCCCGTTTCTGCCGGAAGGCTACTCGTTCAAGGCTCGGGTGGGTTGGATTCGTACCGATGCCACGGCCAGCAAGTACCCGCTGGGATTCACTCAGTGGGGGCGGCGCGTGCAATACCTTGTTATTGCTGGAACAAATGTCCCCCTACCGCGGCAGATGGCCAGCGGTGTAACCGGCTCGCCCTCCTCGGGGTTGTGGACAATCGTGTACGTATCGGCGTTTGTGCCGCCGACAGCGGCCACTATCGCTGTTGGGGTAGCCGCTCCCACTAGCAACTCCTCAACGATGGTTGCACCGAATGCCACCTACGGCGGAGTGTCGACACTGAACAACCCCCCGTTTGCAGCCGTCACCACTCAGACGGGCGCGGCTGGGGCTGTGCAAGCGGTTGAAGTCTTGCTTGAGGGACCGCGGGTTTGCTGGGCCGGGTCCGGCTCAGGTAGTGCCATATATGCCTACGGCTGGGAGGACAGTCTATGA
- a CDS encoding phage tail assembly protein: MTQAKKTPAWMTLSTDSVVVALTKAVELNGVQCDKITLRAPTVRDVRAANIAAGGDDEQRELALFSSLAEVGSKDLEGMTLKDYQRLQAGYFRLVQDDEL, encoded by the coding sequence ATGACTCAAGCAAAGAAAACTCCGGCCTGGATGACCCTGAGCACGGATAGCGTAGTGGTGGCCCTGACCAAGGCTGTCGAGCTGAACGGCGTGCAGTGCGACAAGATCACCCTGCGGGCCCCGACTGTGCGCGACGTGCGGGCAGCCAACATCGCCGCCGGCGGCGACGACGAGCAGCGCGAACTCGCGCTGTTCTCCAGCCTGGCCGAGGTCGGCAGCAAGGACCTGGAGGGCATGACCCTCAAGGACTACCAGCGTCTGCAGGCCGGCTATTTTCGCCTGGTGCAAGACGACGAACTTTGA
- a CDS encoding phage major tail tube protein, which yields MAMIPETLANMNLFVDGVSFQGDVPSLTLPKLTLKTEEHRAGGMDLPVELDMGMEKQEAGFTTTGVRRDSLRMFGLADGTAFNGVFRGAFKGLKGRVTPAIVTLRGLLKEVDMGDWKAGDKAEIKHNVALTYYKLEVDGRLIYEIDALGMKRVINGVDQLAAQRSALGL from the coding sequence ATGGCAATGATTCCCGAAACCCTGGCCAACATGAATCTGTTTGTCGATGGCGTCAGCTTCCAGGGCGATGTGCCCAGCCTGACCCTGCCCAAGCTCACGCTCAAGACCGAGGAACATCGGGCCGGCGGCATGGACCTGCCGGTGGAGCTGGATATGGGCATGGAGAAGCAAGAGGCCGGGTTTACCACCACCGGCGTGCGCCGCGACTCGCTGCGCATGTTCGGCTTGGCCGATGGCACGGCGTTCAACGGTGTGTTCCGTGGCGCCTTCAAGGGCCTGAAGGGGCGGGTCACCCCGGCGATTGTGACCCTGCGCGGCCTGCTCAAGGAGGTGGACATGGGCGATTGGAAGGCCGGCGACAAGGCCGAGATCAAGCACAACGTGGCCCTGACCTACTACAAGCTGGAAGTCGACGGCCGCCTGATCTACGAGATCGATGCCCTCGGCATGAAGCGCGTGATTAACGGCGTCGACCAGCTCGCCGCCCAACGTTCGGCCCTGGGCCTGTAA
- a CDS encoding phage tail protein: MAYMEQLQSGLQSLVAAGEAGRTSADGMLTPLNGAIGDITGAASELENVPFVGPEIGAKLQRTLRGITAAQSVVGQVAAGYSQAVSAAGQIQQRLGSLQEQTARAGAAINRIGGQASPALGNIFPSGALGGQGTPAAAAVKPFPHLLIIHPLRPGGQPYYFNLDTAAFDELRRQTAFRWAGQERLTRSIAQQAVGQGDDKITLKGAVFPGFKGGLGQLQKLRSIGRRLQPLSLTTGYGEVLGTWCLTSLEEEQSHLLAGGVPRKQGFSLEFVSYGDDMQNV, encoded by the coding sequence ATGGCCTATATGGAACAGTTGCAATCAGGGCTCCAGTCCCTGGTTGCAGCAGGGGAGGCTGGGCGTACCAGTGCCGACGGCATGTTGACCCCCCTGAACGGTGCAATCGGCGATATCACCGGAGCGGCTTCGGAGCTGGAGAACGTGCCATTTGTGGGGCCTGAGATCGGCGCCAAGCTGCAGCGCACCCTGCGTGGGATCACAGCAGCGCAGTCGGTAGTCGGCCAGGTCGCTGCCGGCTACAGCCAGGCGGTGTCGGCGGCGGGGCAGATCCAGCAGCGGCTCGGCAGCCTGCAAGAGCAGACAGCCCGGGCCGGTGCGGCGATCAACCGAATCGGCGGCCAGGCCAGCCCAGCCTTGGGCAACATCTTCCCGAGTGGTGCGTTAGGTGGTCAGGGGACGCCGGCGGCCGCGGCGGTAAAACCATTTCCGCACCTGCTGATCATTCACCCGCTGCGCCCTGGTGGGCAGCCTTACTACTTCAACCTCGACACCGCGGCCTTTGACGAGCTGCGGCGGCAGACAGCATTCCGTTGGGCCGGCCAGGAACGCCTGACCCGCAGCATTGCCCAGCAAGCGGTGGGGCAGGGCGACGACAAGATCACCCTCAAGGGGGCGGTGTTTCCAGGGTTCAAGGGTGGGCTCGGTCAGTTGCAGAAGTTGCGCAGCATTGGCCGCCGGCTCCAGCCGCTGAGTCTGACTACAGGCTATGGCGAAGTGCTGGGCACCTGGTGCTTGACCAGCCTCGAGGAGGAGCAGAGCCACCTGCTGGCCGGGGGTGTACCACGTAAGCAGGGCTTTTCACTGGAGTTTGTAAGCTATGGCGACGACATGCAGAACGTCTGA